From Procambarus clarkii isolate CNS0578487 chromosome 73, FALCON_Pclarkii_2.0, whole genome shotgun sequence, one genomic window encodes:
- the LOC138356651 gene encoding uncharacterized protein, which translates to MTVDTVSVTVDTVTMTVDIVTMTVDTVSVTVDTVSVTVDTVTMNVDTVSVTVETVSMNVDTVSVTVDTVNLTVDNATMIVNTVSVTVDTVFVTVDTVSTVDTVSVTVDNVIVDVDTVSVTVDTDSETVATVSVTVDTVIVDVDTVSTVDTVSVTVDNVIVDVDTVSVTVDTDSETEATVSVTVDTVIVDVDTVSDTVTMTVDTVTMTVDTVNMTLDTVSVSVVTVSVTVDTVSETVDTVSENVDTVSVNVDTVIVTVDTVLETVFTVSVTVDTVSVTLDTVSVTVDTVSTF; encoded by the exons atgactgtggacaccgtctccgtgactgttgacaccgtcactatgactgtagaCATCgtaactatgactgtggacaccgtctccgtgactgtagacaccgtctccgtgactgtggacaccgtcactatgaatgtggacaccgtctccgtgactgtggagacAGTTTCcatgaatgtggacaccgtctctgtgactgtggacaccgtcaatctGACTGTGGACAACGCCACTATGATTGttaacaccgtctccgtgactgtggacaccgtctttgtgactgtggacaccgtctcc actgtggacaccgtctccgtgactgtggacaatgTCATTGTggatgtggacaccgtctccgtgacagtGGACACCGACTCCGAGACTGTggccaccgtctccgtgactgtggacaccgtcattgtggatgtggacaccgtctct actgtggacaccgtctccgtgactgtggacaatgTCATTGTcgatgtggacaccgtctccgtgactgtggacaccgactCCGAGACTGAggccaccgtctccgtgactgtggacaccgtcattgtggatgtggacaccgtctct gacaccgtcactatgactgtggacaccgtcactatgactgtggacaccgtcaatatgacttTGGACACCGTCTCGGTGTCTGTGGTcaccgtctcggtgactgtggacaccgtctccgaaactgtggacaccgtctccgaaaatgtggacaccgtctccgtgaatgtggacaccgtcattgtgactgtggacaccgtcttagAGACTGTGTTTaccgtctcggtgactgtggacaccgtctccgtgactttggacaccgtctctgtgactgtggacactgtctcc acgttctag